A genomic segment from Leptospira yasudae encodes:
- a CDS encoding energy transducer TonB family protein gives MSWSSPFLGLGIFFPLGVLFAFPKGREVRSSAFGSLLFQIFCWGILYPLEVSAILFPVVEAFVRALVMDLGEWLIGFYVLVGLVILVSHSFYLKKQRKRRFRSNPSSHPREEKIERIHYKILVLLAAGYLTSRLVFQDPYRLEYGQLGILEDSFLYFFSVLIAGDTLLSRGKQFFLFRRPWKLFERQARAARRIGFEGEGGVRKQRYAKVRDWLFPGWGHIYIGNLWKGFSILFLYLLLLLFFATAFFSWLEPADGIRFLMSMGLKPGIADKKFFAVTSSVVPILVFLGGIVGIHIISKFLLNRAFRAEPEDKTPRSTFISNLSYSILLHFILLSLILIIPVTLQRKKEQKEKERQRTHFTPENLEFYFIDPNLPNEVEGLNGGVVSGTETPTQKEGDKIPDDKPADEGRVKGEVKQVRGKKLPSTYSNYISAKMRGPESFMEYWRRAPRNYSSVVAYTVTPDGEVVDVDLVEASGYPEQDQMTLELIESLSPLMPPPGTKGYVRVTELFWNGSIDPEAMPTPLQKELVTMYDGRYMEEL, from the coding sequence TTGTCCTGGAGTTCCCCCTTTCTCGGGCTGGGAATTTTTTTCCCGCTCGGAGTCCTCTTTGCCTTTCCGAAAGGACGGGAAGTCCGTTCCTCCGCCTTCGGCTCTTTGCTCTTCCAGATTTTTTGCTGGGGCATTTTGTATCCTTTGGAAGTTTCCGCGATCTTATTTCCGGTCGTGGAAGCCTTCGTGCGCGCGCTCGTAATGGATTTGGGAGAATGGCTGATCGGCTTTTACGTTCTCGTCGGCCTCGTGATTCTCGTTTCCCATTCCTTTTATCTGAAGAAGCAAAGAAAACGCCGATTCCGATCCAATCCTTCTTCGCATCCTCGCGAAGAAAAGATCGAAAGAATTCATTATAAAATTCTGGTGCTTCTCGCAGCGGGTTATCTGACTTCGAGACTCGTCTTTCAAGATCCGTATCGATTGGAATACGGACAACTCGGGATCTTAGAAGACAGTTTTCTCTATTTCTTTTCCGTGTTGATCGCGGGAGATACTCTCTTAAGCCGAGGAAAACAATTCTTTCTTTTCCGAAGACCTTGGAAACTTTTCGAACGTCAGGCGAGAGCGGCGCGCAGGATCGGCTTCGAGGGAGAAGGGGGAGTCCGCAAACAAAGATACGCGAAGGTTCGCGACTGGCTTTTCCCGGGATGGGGGCATATCTATATCGGAAATCTTTGGAAAGGATTTTCGATTCTGTTTTTATATCTTCTGCTGTTGCTGTTTTTTGCGACCGCGTTTTTTTCCTGGCTCGAACCCGCGGATGGAATCCGGTTTCTCATGTCGATGGGACTCAAACCCGGAATCGCCGATAAGAAATTTTTCGCGGTCACATCGAGTGTCGTTCCGATTCTGGTTTTTCTCGGAGGAATCGTCGGCATTCACATCATATCCAAGTTTCTTTTGAACCGCGCGTTCCGGGCCGAACCGGAGGACAAAACTCCCCGAAGCACATTTATTAGCAATTTATCATATAGTATTTTGCTTCACTTCATTCTTCTTTCCTTGATCCTGATCATACCGGTCACGCTTCAACGGAAGAAGGAGCAAAAGGAAAAGGAAAGACAACGAACGCACTTCACTCCGGAGAATTTGGAATTCTACTTTATCGACCCCAATCTTCCGAACGAGGTCGAGGGTTTGAACGGAGGAGTCGTTTCCGGAACCGAAACCCCGACGCAAAAGGAAGGGGATAAAATTCCGGACGACAAACCCGCGGACGAAGGACGCGTCAAAGGGGAAGTCAAACAGGTCCGCGGAAAAAAACTGCCTTCCACGTATTCGAACTACATCTCCGCGAAGATGCGCGGTCCCGAATCGTTTATGGAATATTGGAGAAGAGCTCCCCGCAATTATTCTTCCGTGGTCGCCTATACGGTGACCCCCGATGGAGAAGTCGTGGACGTGGATTTGGTCGAAGCCTCGGGTTATCCCGAACAAGATCAGATGACGTTGGAGCTTATCGAAAGTCTTTCCCCTCTCATGCCTCCGCCCGGAACGAAAGGGTATGTCCGAGTTACGGAACTTTTCTGGAACGGAAGCATCGATCCGGAAGCGATGCCGACTCCGTTGCAGAAAGAACTCGTCACGATGTATGACGGGCGTTATATGGAGGAGTTATGA